The Ranitomeya variabilis isolate aRanVar5 chromosome 7, aRanVar5.hap1, whole genome shotgun sequence genome includes a window with the following:
- the LOC143786189 gene encoding histone H3, protein MARTKQTARKSTGGKAPRKQLATKAARKSAPATGGVKKPHRYRPGTVALREIRRYQKSTELLIRKLPFQRLVREIAQDFKTDLRFQSSAVMALQEASEAYLVGLFEDTNLCAIHAKRVTIMPKDIQLARRIRGERA, encoded by the coding sequence ATGGCCAGAACCAAGCAGACCGCccgtaaatccaccggagggaaagcTCCCCGCAAGCAGCTGGCCACTAAGGCCGCCAGGAAGAGCGCTCCGGCCACTGGTGGAGTGAAGAAGCCCCATCGTTACCGCCCGGGAACAGTCGCTCTCCGTGAGATCCGCCGCTATCAGAAATCCACCGAGCTGCTGATCCGTAAACTTCCCTTCCAGCGACTGGTGAGAGAGATCGCCCAGGACTTCAAGACTGATCTGCGCTTCCAAAGCTCGGCCGTGATGGCCCTGCAGGAGGCCAGCGAGGCTTATCTGGTGGGGCTGTTTGAGGACACCAACCTGTGCGCCATCCACGCCAAGAGGGTCACCATCATGCCCAAAGACATCCAGCTGGCCCGCCGGATCCGTGGGGAGAGAGCTTAG
- the LOC143784880 gene encoding histone H2A type 1, with amino-acid sequence MSGRGKQGGKVRAKAKTRSSRAGLQFPVGRVHRLLRKGNYAERVGAGAPVYLAAVLEYLTAEILELAGNAARDNKKTRIIPRHLQLAVRNDEELNRLLGGVTIAQGGVLPNIQAVLLPKKTESSKASKSK; translated from the coding sequence ATGTCTGGACGCGGCAAACAAGGAGGAAAGGTTCGCGCTAAAGCCAAGACCCGCTCATCCCGGGCAGGACTGCAGTTCCCAGTCGGCCGTGTGCACAGGCTTCTTCGCAAGGGCAATTACGCTGAGAGAGTCGGCGCCGGCGCTCCGGTCTATCTGGCcgctgtgctggagtatctgaccgccgagatcctggaattggccggcaatgctgcccgggacaacaagaagacccgcatcatcccccgtcacctgcagctggcggtgcgcaatgacgaggagctgaacaggctgctgggtgGGGTGACCATTGCCCAGGGGGGCGTCCTGCCCAACATCCAGGCCGTGCTGCTGCCCAAAAAGACCGAGAGCAGCAAGGCGAGCAAGAGCAAGTGA
- the LOC143784882 gene encoding histone H1.01-like: MAETAPAAAPPPAEPAAKSKKQPKKSAAKKSHKLSGPSVSELIVKAVSASKERSGVSLAALKKALSAGGYDVEKNNSRLKLAVKSLVTKGALLQVKGSGASGSFKLNKKQETKEKVAKKKSAAAAKPKKPAAAKKAAKSPKKLKKAPTAAKKSPKKAKKPAAAAKKAAKSPKKPKAAPKPKKATKSPAKKAAKPKAAKSPAKKAAKAKKPAAKK, from the coding sequence ATGGCAGAGACCGcgccagccgccgctccccctcccgcaGAACCGGCcgccaaatccaagaagcagccgaagAAATCCGCCGCCAAGAAAAGCCATAAACTCTCCGGCCCCAGCGTCTCCGAGCTGATCGTGAAAGCCGTGTCCGCCTCCAAGGAGCGCAGCGGGGTGTCTCTGGCCGCCCTGAAGAAGGCTCTGTCTGCCGGAGGATACGATGTAGAGAAGAACAACAGCCGCCTGAAGCTGGCCGTCAAGTCTCTGGTCACCAAGGGCGCCCTCCTCCAGGTGAAGGGCAGCGGCGCCTCCGGGTCCTTCAAGCTGAACAAGAAACAGGAGACGAAGGAGAAAGTGGCCAAGAAGAAGTCAGCAGCTGCGGCCAAGCCCAAGAAACCCGCTGCTGCCAAGAAAGCCGCCAAATCTCCGAAGAAGCTAAAGAAGGCTCCGACCGCGGCCAAGAAGAGCCCGAAAAAGGCCAAGAAGCCCGCAGCAGCTGCCAAGAAAGCGgccaagagccccaagaagccgaaaGCCGCTCCTAAGCCCAAGAAGGCGACGaagagtccggctaagaaggcggccaaacccaaagctgccaagagtccggctaagaaggcTGCGAAAGCCAAGAAGCCCGCGGCTAAGAAATAA